One segment of Persephonella sp. DNA contains the following:
- a CDS encoding thioredoxin family protein produces GYPCIGIKTTDIDPGIRFLGKPDEGEFPAFIKTILMVSRNEYDLTERTVEFLEELDRPVDIKVFITKSCGWCPPTMLKIFSFALVSNYITATAIDCYAFNKLAVKYNVAAVPKVVINNKVEFVGLKEENEILGYIFGAVGL; encoded by the coding sequence GGCTATCCATGTATAGGAATAAAAACCACTGATATAGATCCGGGAATTAGGTTTTTGGGAAAACCTGATGAAGGAGAGTTTCCTGCTTTTATAAAAACTATTCTTATGGTTTCAAGAAATGAATACGATCTGACAGAAAGAACTGTTGAGTTTCTGGAGGAGCTTGACAGACCTGTTGATATAAAGGTTTTTATAACAAAAAGCTGTGGTTGGTGTCCTCCAACGATGCTGAAAATATTTAGTTTTGCACTTGTGAGCAATTACATAACAGCAACAGCTATTGACTGTTATGCATTTAATAAGCTTGCAGTTAAGTATAATGTGGCAGCTGTGCCGAAAGTTGTTATAAATAATAAAGTTGAGTTTGTTGGATTAAAAGAGGAGAATGAGATTTTAGGTTATATATTCGGGGCGGTCGGCTTATGA
- the dxr gene encoding 1-deoxy-D-xylulose-5-phosphate reductoisomerase — MKSLAVLGSTGSIGTQTLDIVRENPEKLKVKLLAASKLSQKLIDQIKEFKPEYVYLAQKEEIEGVKVFSGENGLQEIASLDIDLFINGISGIAGIKPTYLLLKNNRKLATANKEAIICLGEVLKEKYSEIFPIDSEHSAIFQSLQAGKKEDVKRVILTASGGPFWNKKNLENVSINDALNHPKWKMGRKITVDSATLMNKGLEIIEAHYLFDIPYSKIDAVIHPQSVIHGLVEFKDGSVISQLSCPDMRIPISYAISYPERWETGVKRLNLFEMGKLEFFKPDEKRFPLLRLAKECGEKGSFYPTVLTVADELAVEMFLMGYIKFTEISQIVERILEKADFKKPENYEDVIFIIEETKRIFKNLYKTVGGKIA, encoded by the coding sequence ATGAAAAGTCTTGCAGTATTAGGATCAACAGGTTCAATCGGAACCCAGACCCTTGATATAGTGAGGGAAAATCCTGAAAAGCTAAAAGTAAAACTGCTTGCAGCATCAAAATTATCACAGAAACTCATAGATCAGATAAAAGAGTTTAAACCTGAGTATGTATATCTTGCCCAGAAGGAAGAGATAGAAGGAGTAAAGGTTTTTTCAGGGGAAAACGGTCTTCAAGAAATAGCCTCCCTTGATATAGACCTGTTTATAAACGGAATATCAGGGATAGCAGGAATAAAACCTACCTACCTGCTACTAAAAAATAATAGAAAACTTGCAACAGCAAACAAAGAAGCGATAATATGTCTTGGGGAGGTTCTGAAAGAAAAATACTCTGAGATATTTCCGATAGACAGCGAGCATTCTGCCATATTTCAGTCTCTACAGGCAGGAAAGAAAGAGGATGTTAAAAGGGTTATACTGACAGCATCTGGAGGTCCTTTCTGGAATAAAAAAAATCTTGAAAATGTCTCTATTAATGATGCCTTGAACCACCCTAAATGGAAGATGGGAAGAAAGATTACTGTGGACAGTGCAACATTAATGAACAAGGGGCTTGAAATAATAGAAGCCCACTATCTTTTTGATATTCCCTACTCAAAAATAGATGCTGTTATACATCCTCAAAGTGTTATACACGGTCTGGTTGAGTTTAAAGATGGATCTGTTATTTCCCAGCTCTCCTGTCCAGATATGAGAATACCTATAAGTTACGCCATATCTTACCCAGAGAGATGGGAAACTGGAGTAAAGAGGCTAAATCTGTTTGAGATGGGAAAATTAGAGTTTTTTAAACCTGATGAAAAAAGATTTCCTCTGTTGAGACTTGCCAAAGAGTGCGGAGAAAAGGGTAGTTTTTATCCTACCGTTCTGACAGTCGCTGATGAGCTTGCTGTTGAGATGTTTTTGATGGGTTATATCAAATTCACAGAAATTTCCCAAATCGTTGAGAGGATATTAGAAAAAGCAGACTTTAAAAAACCTGAGAACTACGAAGATGTTATATTCATCATAGAAGAGACAAAAAGAATATTTAAAAATTTATACAAAACTGTAGGAGGAAAAATTGCTTAG